CGTCCTGCGCGCGCAGGCGGGTCTGCAGCGCGTGGGACGCCCGCGCGTTCTCGAGCAGCGACTCGCTCTGGCGGAAGTCGAGCTCCGACGCCGCGCCGTTGTCGAACTTGAGCTTCGTCAGCTTGAACGAGTCTTCCCGCGTGGTGAGCGTCTCGCGCGTGACCTTCAGGGCCGCCTCGTCGCCGAGCATCGTGTAGTACAGCTGGGCCACCTGCGAGATCAGGCTCATCTGCACCGACTTGCGGGCTTCCTCGGTGCCGAGGTAGTTCGCGAGGGCCACATCGCTCAGGCTGCGCACGCGGCCCCACAGGTCCAGCTCGTAGCCGGACACCGAGGCGCCCACGGTGTAGAGCTCCTTCACGTCGTAGTTCTGCCGCTGCAGGTTCATGCCGACGTTGACCGTCGGGAACAGGTCCGCGCGGCGGATCTGGTAGGTGGCGCGTGCCGCCTCGATGTTGAGCACCGCGACCCGCAGGTCGCGGTTGTTCTTCAGCGCGATGTCGATCAGCTGCTTGAGCCGCGCATCGGCGAAGTACGCCTGCCAGTCGATGTCGGTGGCGGGTGCCGAGGGGACACCGCTGGCGGCGGCATCGGGGAACGCCGCAGCCACCGGGGCGGCGGGGCGTTCGTACTTCGGGGCCATGGACGTGCACGCGCCGAGGAAGGCGAGGGCGGCCGTGGCGACCGCGGTGTTCATCAGACGCCGCTTACTCATGCGAGCCTCCTTGGGGCAGCGCCGGGGCGCTGCCATCGTCGATTTCATGGGCGTACTTCTTCCGCTGGCGTTCGCTGCCCTTGAAGATGCTGCGCACCACCACGAAGAAGATGGGAACGAAGAGCACCGCGAGGACCGTGGCCGTGACCATGCCGCCGAGCACGCCGGTGCCGATGGCGCGCTGGCCGGCCGAACCGGCGCCGCTGGCGATGGCCAGGGGCAGCACGCCCAGCATGAAGGCGAGCGAGGTCATGATGATCGGGCGGAAGCGCAGGTGCGCCGCCTCGAGCGTGGCCTCGATCAGGCCCTTGCCCTGCGCGTGCAGGTCCTTCGCGAACTCGATGATCAGCACCGCGTTCTTCGCGGACAGGCCGATGATGGTGATCAGGCCCACCTTGAAGTACACGTCGTTCGACATCCCGAACAGGGTGCCGCCGAGCAGCACGCCCAGCACGCCGAGCGGCACCACCAGGATCACCGCGAGCGGGATGGACCAGCTCTCGTACAGCGCGGCCAGGCACAGGAACACGGCCATCAGCGAGAACGCGAACAGCACGACCGCGGTGGAGCCCGAGAGCTTCTCCTCGCGCGACAGGCCCGTCCACTCGAAGCCGAAGCCCGGGGGCAGCTGCGCGGCGAGCTTTTCCATCTCGGTCATCGCGTCGCCCGAGCTGTAGCCCTTCGCGGCTTCACCGGTGATGCGCATCGTGGGGTAGCCGTTGTAGCGGATGGTCTGCATCGGGCCCGTGATCCACTTGGTGGTGGCGAACGCCGACAGCGGCACCGGCTGGCCCTTCGCGTTGACCGCGTTGATGCGCAGCAGGTCGTCCGGCTGCATGCGGGTGGGCGCGTCGGCCTGCACCACGACACGCTGCAGGCGTCCGGCGTTCGGGAAGTCGTTCACGTAGATCGAGCCCAGCGCCGTCGAGATGGCCGAGTTGATCGAGTCGAACGGCACGCCGAGCGCGTTGGCCTTCTGGCGGTCGATGTCGAGCTGCAGCTGCGGCGCGTCTTCGAGGCCGTCCGGACGGACACCCGTCAGGACGGGGCTCTTCGAGGCCATGCCGAGCAGCTGGTTGCGGGCGGCCAGCAGCGCGTCGTGGCCGAGGCTGCCGCGGTCCTGCAGGCGGAAGTTGAAGCCGGAGCCGGTGCCCAGTTCGGGGATCGGCGGCGGGCTCAGGGGGTAGATGAACGCGTCCTTCACGCCCATCAGCGCGCCGAATGCGCGGCCGGCGATGGCGGAGGCCTGGTGTTCGGCGCCCTTGCGCTCGTCCCAGTCCTTCAGCGTGATGAACGCGAGCGCGGCGTTCTGGCCCGTGCCCGAGAAGCTGAAGCCCAGCACGCTGACCATGCTCTGCACTTCGGGCTGCTTCAGGATGTAGCCCTCGACCTGCTTCATCACGTCGAGCGTGCGGTTCTGCGTGGCGCCCGGGGGCAGCTGCACGTTCACGAGCATCGTGCCCTGGTCTTCCTGCGGCAGGAACGACGTGGGAAGGCGCTGGATCAGCAGCACCACGACGCCGATGATGGCCGCGTAGATGATCAGGTAGCGCGCCGCCTTGCGCAGCAGCTTGGCGATGAAGCTCTCGTAGCCCTTGGCCGTGCGCGAGAAGCCACGGTTGAACCAGCCGAAGAAGCCGGTCTTCTCGTGGTGGTGACCGGCCTCGACCGGCTTGAGCAGCGTGGCGCACAGCGCGGGCGTCAGCGACAGCGCCATGAACGCGGAGAACAGGATGGACGTCACCATCACCGCCGAGAACTGGCGGTAGATGTTGCCCACCGCACCCGCGAAGAACGCGAGCGGCACGAACACCGAGACCAGCACCACGGTGATGCCGATGATGGCGCCGGAGATCTGGCCCATGGCCTTGCGCGTGGCGGCCAGCGGCGACAACCCTTCCTCGCTCATGATGCGTTCGACGTTCTCGACGACCACGATCGCGTCGTCCACCACGATGCCGATCACGAGCACCATGCCGAACATCGTCAGCACGTTGATCGAGAAGCCGAGGGCCAGCAGCACCGAGAACGTGCCGAGCAGCGTCACCGGGACGACGATGGTCGGGATCAGGGTGTAGCGGATGTTCTGCAGGAACAGGTACATCACGAGGAACACCAGCACCACGGCCTCGATCAGCGTCTCGACCACCTGCTTGATGGAGATGTCGACGAAGCGCGAGCTGTCGTACGGGATCGTGTACTTCACGCCCTGCGGGAAGTATTTCTGCAGTTCGTCGAGCCGCGCGCGCACCGCCTTGGCCGTGGCCATGGCGTTGCCGGTCGGGGCGAGCTGCACGCCGATGCCGGTGGACGGTTCGCCGTTCAGGCGCGCCGACGTGGCGTAGGCCTGGGCACCGAGTTCGACGCGGGCGACGTCCTTGATCTTCACGGTGGAGCCGTCGGCGTTCGCGCGCACGATGATCTCGTTGAACTGCTCGACGTTGCTCAGCTGGCCTTTCACGACCACCGTCGCGAAGATCGCCTGGTCCTTCGTGTTCGGCAGGTCGCCGATGGTGCCGGACGACACCTGGGCGTTCTGCGCGCGGATCGCGTTGGTCACGTCGGCCGACGACAGGCTGTAGCCGACGAGCTTGGCCGGGTCGATCCACACGCGCATCGCGCGTTCGGTGCCGAACAGCTGGGCCTGGCCGACGCCGGCCACCCGCTGGATCTCGGGCAGCACGTTGCGCGAGGCGTAGTCACCGAGGGCGATCGGGTCGTACGCCGGGTTCTCCGACGACAGGATCGCGAACAGCAGGAAGTTGGCGCGCGACTTGTCGACGCGCACGCCCTGCTGCGTCACGGCCGCGGGCAGGCGGGGCGTGGCGCGGCCGAGGCGGTTCTGCACGTCCACCTGGGCGAGGTCCGGATTCGTGCCGGGCTGGAAGCTGAGCGTGATCGAGCCGGTGCCGTCCGCCTGCGCGACCGACTCCATGTAGATCAGGCCCGGCGAACCGTTCATCTCGCGTTCGATGACGCTCAGCACCGCGTCCTCGAGCGTCTGGGCGGACGCGCCGGGGTAGGCGGTGGAGACGACGATCGACGGCGGGGCGACGGGCGGGTACTGGGCGATCGGCAGCTGCGTGATCGAGACGCCACCCAGCACGAGGATGAACAGCGCGATCACCCACGCGAAGATCGGGCGGTCGATGAAAAACTTGGCCATGGGATCGACCCCTTACTGCGCGGACGCGGCCGAAGCGGCGGGGGCTGCCGCCGAGGCGGCACCGGCCGGGGCGCTCGCACCCTTGGCCCATGGCACCGGCTTGACCGGCGCGCCCGGCACCATCATCTTCTGGAAGCCTTCGACGATGACCTTCTCGCCCGGCTTCAGGCCGTCCTGCACCAGCCAGTTCGTGCCCTGGGCCGAACCGATCTTGATGGTGCGCTTCTCGGGCTTGCCGTCGGCGCCCACCACCAGCACGGTGTCGCCCTGGCTGCCGCGGGTGACGGCCTGCTGGGGAATCACGATGCCGGCGGGCAGCTCGGCCTGGGACAGGCGCACGCGCACGTACTGGCCGGGCAGCAGCAGGCCGTCCGGGTTCGGCACTTCGGCGCGCAGCGTGATCTGGCCGGTGGTGCTGTCGACCGTCAGGTCCTGGAACAGCAGCTTGCCCTGGCGCGGCAGTTCGGTGCCGTCGTCGAGCACCACGCGCACGGCGGCGGAGCCGTCGCCGGCGCCGCGCAGCTGGCCGGCGGCCATGGCCTTGCGCAGGCGCAGCACCTCGTTCGTCGACTGCGTGAAGTTCACGTAGACCATGTTGGTCTGCTGCACCACGGCCAGTTGGGTGGCTTCGGTGGCGCTGACCAGCGCGCCTTCGGTGACCAGCGCGCGGCCGATGCGACCGGCGATGGGAGACGTGACCGACGCGTAGCCCAGGTTGATGCGGGCCGTGGCGATGGCGGCCTTGCCGGAGGCGACGTCGGCCTCGGCCTGCTTCTGCGCGGCCACCGCGTTGATGTAGTCCTGCTTGCTGATGGCGTTGGCGTCCAGCAGCGGCTTGTAGCGCTCGGCCTGCGCGGCGGCCTGGGTCAGGTTGGCCTGGGCGCGGGCCAGCGAGGCCTGGGCGCTTTCGTACGAGGCCTGGTACGGCGCGGCGTCGATCTGGAACAGCGCCTGGCCGGCCTTGACCTCGCTGCCTTCCTTGAAGAGGCGCTTCAGCACGACACCGTTGACGCGAGCGCGCACTTGCGCGACACGCAGTGGTTCGACCCGGCCGGGCAGTTCGGTCTGCAGCGCGACGGCCTGTTCGGCGATGGTCACGACACCGACTTCGGGCGGCGGCATGCCGCCGCCGGGTGCGCCGCCCCCATGGGGAGCACCGTCCTTGGCGCCACACGCGGCGAGCAGGACAACGAGGGACGCGAGGGTGGCCGTCAGGCCCGCGCGATGAAGGGCTGGAGAAGCCAAGACGTTTTTCAACGCAGACATGCGATACCTTCCGGATGAGCGCCGAGGGGCGCTGGAACGAGGGAAAACCCCGCAGTCGGAAACGCGGCCGGACGAGAATGAACGGTGGAGTTTCGGGCGGGTTTGAGCTAGTATACATACATCGTTGAATGTATGTAAGCGACCTTTTCGACGTTTTTACATGAAGCGCTGGCCGGATCTGCCGGCCGCCACAATCCCAGCGAGACAGAACGAAGATGGTCCGGAGAACCAAGGAAGAAGCCCAGGAAACCCGCAACCGCATCATCGATGCGGCCGAGCGGGTGTTCCTCGAACGCGGCGTATCGCGCACGTCGCTGAACGAGATCGCGGCCGCCGCGGGCGTGACCCGCGGGGCCATCTACTGGCACTTCCAGGACAAGTCCGACGTCTTCAACGCGATGATGATGCGGGTGACGCTGCCGCTCGAGGAGGCCTTCCGCCGCATCGACGACCCCCTCGCGAATCCGGTGCTGGTGCTGCGCGACAGCTTTGCCGATGCTTTCGCGCGCGTGGTGCGCGACCCCCAGCTCCGCCGCGTGTTCGAGATCGCGATCAACAAGGTGGAGTACGTCGAGGAGACGAAGGCGGTACGCGACCGCCACATCAGCCATCGGGGCGAAAAGCTCGAGCAGATGGAGCGGGCGATGGCGATCGCCGCCACCCGGGGCCTCGTGCGGGGCGACGTGCCGGCATCGGTGGCGGCCTGCGGTCTTCATGCGTTGATCAGCGGCCTGTTCCAGAACTGGCTGCTCCAGCCCGAGGCCTTCGACCTGAACGCGGTGGGCCTGCAGGCGTTCGACACCTTCGTGGCCGGCCTCGGGTTCAAGCCGGACTGACATCGTGTCCGGCCCCCGGCCGCGTCAGGCGCCGGTGGCGAGCCAGTGCACGCTGAAGAGGCGTGCGTCGTCCACCCACACCGGCCCGGGCGTGAAGCCCGCGCGGCGCGCCATCTGGCGGAAGCCCTCCACCGTGTACTTGTGCGAGTTCTCGGTGTGCAGGCTTTCCCCTTCCGCGAACTCGAAGCACTGGTCGGCCACCGTGACGGTCTGCGCGCGCCGGCTCACGAGGTGCATCTCCACGCGCTGCTGCAGCGGGTCGTAGAAGGCGTAGTGGTCGAAGGCCGCGACGTCGAAGTCGGCACCCAGCTCGCGGTTCGCGCGCACGAGCAGGTTGCGGTTGAACGCGGCCGTGACTCCGGCGGCATCGTTGTAGGCGCGGTGCAGCGTGGCCGGGTCCTTGACGAGGTCGACCCCCACCAGCAGCCCGCCGCCCGGCAGGCATTGCGCGGCCTGGCGCAGGAAGCGCACGGCCGCGACCGGCCCGAGGTTGCCGATGGACGAACCGGGGAAGAAGCCCACGCGCCGCTCGGCAGCGGGCAGCGACAGCGGCCGCGTGAAATCGGCCGCGATGGGCAACACCTCCAGGCCGGGGTACTCGGCGCGCAGCGGCGCGGCCGACTGGTGCAGGTGTTCGGCGGAGATGTCCACAGGAATGAACCGGCCCGGACGCTCCCAGGCATCCAGCAGCAGCCTCACCTTCGTGAGCGAGCCCGCGCCGAACTCGACGAGGTCGGCCCCGTCGGCGAAGTGGCTGGCCATGTCGGGACCGTGGTCGGCCAGCAGGCCGAACTCGGTGCGCGTCGGGTAGTACTCGGGCAGGTCGCAGATGCGGTCGAAGAGGCGCGAGCCGGCCGTGTCGTAGAAGAACTTCGGCGAGATCGAGCGGGGCCGCGCCGACAGCGCGGCGACGAGTTCGCGCTCGAAGTCGCTCGGCGGACCGCTGCGTCGTTCGGGGACGTTCAATGCGGTCAGGGGCATCGTGGCACTCATGGTCACCTCGTTTCTTCTTGGTCAGGCGTCATGGGCAAGCCGCAGTCCCGAGAACTGCCAGCGGGCCGAGGGAGGGAAGAAGTTGCGGTACGTGGGACGGATGTGGCCGGGTGGCGTGGCGATGCTGCCGCCGCGCAGGACCACCTGGCCCATCATGAACTTGCCGTTGTACTCGGCGGCCGCGCCATCGAAGGGCTTGAATCCGGGGTAGGGGTCGTAGGCCGACCGGGTCCATTCCCACACCTGGCCCGTGGCCCGCAGGCCGGCCGCCGCCGCGGTCTCCCATTCGAACTCGGTGGGCAGGCGCGCGCCGGCCCAGGCCGCGTAGGCGGCCGCTTCGTACAGGCTCAGGTGTGTGGCGGGGGCGGCGAGGTCGAGCGGCACCTGGCCGTGCAGCGTGAACGCGGTGGGCGCGCCGGTGTTTCCGTCGGCCCAGTGCAGCGGCGCCTCCCAGCCCTGGGCCTGCACCTGGGCCCAGCCGTCGCTGAGCCACCACTGCGGGTCGCGGTAGCCGCCGGCGCGCACGAACTCGAGGTACTCGCCGTTGGAGACCGGCCGGTCGGCCAGGCGGAACGGCCGCAGCAGCACCGCGTGCGGCGGGCCTTCGTTGTCGAACGCGAAACCGGGGCCGCGGTGGCCGATGGTGACGGTGCCGCCGTCGAACGTGCGCCAGTCCATCGCCGAAGGCACGGCAGGCATGGGTGCCTCGGCCCGGTACGCGGGACGCAGCGGGTTCTGCGACAGCAGGTGCAGCACGTCGGTGAGCATCAGCTCCTGGTGCTGCTGCTCGTGGTGAAGGCCGAGGGTGATCGTGGGTTCGGCGCGGGCGAGCGTGTCGGTGTCCGCCGAGTCGAGCAGCCTGCGCATCGCGGTGTCGACCGCGTCGCGGTACGCGCGCACCTCGTCGGCCGACGGGCGGGTCAGCAGCCCGCGGGCCGGGCGCGGGTGGCGCGGGCCGAGGGCCTCGTAGTACGAATTGAAGAGGAAGGCGAACCGTTCGTCGAAGGGCCGGTACCCGGGAAGGAAAGGCGTGAGCACCAGCGTCTCGAAGAACCACGTGGTGTGCGCGAGGTGCCACTTGATGGGGCTCGCATCGGGCATCGACTGCACGCACTGGTCCTCGGCCGACAGCGGCTCGGCGAGCGCCAGCGAATGCGCGCGCACCGCGTCGAACCCGAGGGCCAGCGGCGAGCGCGTGCCGGTGCGGGGCACCGGGGCGGAAGCTGTGAACGGCAAGGTGAGGGGCCCTCCGGGTGGAAGCGGTTCACCTTAGCAGCGGGCGATGACCGCTGCAATCGCCCGGATGCTGGATTTGGCGACGCCCCGAACAATGGATGCCGTCCGATTGCGGCCCCTGGCGCGACGTGCTATCGCGCCAGTCCATGTCAGTAGAGCACCCGGCAACGGATCGTGTCGGGCACCTGGCACAGCGCATCGAGCGCGGCCGAGCGGGTCGCGTCCTCCACGTCGATCACCACGTAGCCGACGTCGTCGTTCGTGCGCAGGTACTGCGCCGCGATGTTGATGCCGGCGCTCGACAGGCGCTCGTTCACGCGCGCCATCACGCCCGGCACGTTGCGGTGGATGTGCAGCAGCCGGCTGCGTCCCGCATGTTCGGGCAGTGCGACATCGGGGAAGTTCACGGCCGATGTGGTGGAGCCGTTGTTGCTGTAGCGGATCAGCTTGGCCGCCACTTCCTTGCCGATGTTGGCCTGCGCCTCGGCGGTGGAGCCGCCGATGTGCGGCGTGAGGATCACGTTGTCGAAACGCGTGAGCGGCGACGTGAAGACCGCGTCGTTGCCGGTGGGCTCGACCGGGAACACGTCGATGGCGGCGCCGTGCAGGTGCTTCGATTCCAGGGCGGCGGTGAGCGCGTCGATGTCGACCACGGTGCCGCGCGAGGCATTGATCAGGTGCGAGCCCGGCTTCATGCGGGCGATCTGCGCGGCGCCGATCATGTCCTGCGTCTGCGGGGTCTCGGGCACGTGCAGGCTCACGACGTCGGCCTGCTGCAGCAGCGCATCGAGGTTCGGCGCCTGGCGCGCGTTGCCGAGCGGCAGTTTCGCCTCGATGTCGTGGAACACCACCGACATGCCGAGGTGTTCGGCCAGCACGCCGATCTGCGTGCCGATGTGGCCGTAGCCGACGATGCCGAGGGTCTTGCCCCGCACCTCGTACGAGTTGGCCGCGCTCTTGACCCAGCCGTTGCGGTGCAGGATCGCGTTCTTCTCGGGGATGCCGCGCATCAGCAGGATCAGCTCGGCGAGCACGAGTTCGGCCACGCTGCGCGTGTTCGAGAACGGCGCGTTGAAGACCGGGATGCCGCGGTGCATCGCCGCGTCGAGGTCGACCTGGTTGGTGCCGATGCAGAAGCAGCCCACCGCCGTGAGCTTCGGCGCGGCGGCGAACACCTCGGCGGTCAGGAAGGTGCGCGAGCGGATGCCGAGGAAATGGGCGTCGGCCAGGGTCTCGCGCAGTTCGTCGCCGGCCAGCGCCTTCGGCGAGGTCACGATGTTGGAGTAGCCGTCCTGCTTCAGCGCCTCGACGGCCGAGGGGTGGATGCCCTCGAGCAGGACGAACTTGAGCTTCTCTTTCGGAACGGACAGGCGCGGGGTCATCGAGGGGTCTCCAGGTGGGACCTCCGAGATTACCCCGGGGCCCAAGACCCCACGAGACCGCTTAGTTCGCCGGGCGGGGCAGCGAGGCGGCGGCCCATTGGCGGGCCTGCCGCTGCGCATGCCATTCGGTCACGCGGCGGGCGGCTTCGAGTTGCGATTGGCGAACGGCGTCGCCGGTGGACGTGGTGGGGGTGGCGTTCGGTTGCATGGACGACACCTTAGGGACGCCACCTGCCGCGGTCAGTCGGCGATCGGCGTCCAGCCGTGTCGGCGTTGTCCTACGCCATCGCCCCGGCCAGCAGTTCGTACCCGCGCAGCCGGGCCACGGGGTCCGGCACGTTCGACACCAGCATCACCTCCGACGCCTCGCAGTGGCGCGCGCGGCGGGTGACCTCCTCGGCCACGAACGCGGGGTCGCCCACCACGGCCAGCTGCCGGTAGGTGGCGACGATGCGCCGCTCCGACTCGGTGTACGGGTAGGCGAGCGCTTCCTCCGGCGTGGGCAGCGGGTGGAACTGGCCCTGGCGGATGCGCAGCCAGGCGAGGTCCATGCTCGACGCGAGGTAGTCGGCCTCCTCGGCCGTGGGCGCACACACCATCGCGATGCCGAGGATGGCGTGCGGCTCGGTGAACTGCGGCGACGGCACGAAGGCGTCGCGGTAGGTGTCGAAGGCGGGCGCCGCGGGCGTGGGGCTGAAATGGCTCGCGAACGAGTAGCCCATGCCCAGTTCGCCGGCCATCGTCGCGCTGGCGCCGCTCGAGCCCAGCATCCAGATGGGCGGCAGCGGGGCATCGTCGGGCATCGCGCGCAGCGCGGCCATCGGGTGGCCTTCGGGCAGCGACCGTTCGCCCGACCACGTCAGCAGTTCGGTCAGCAGCGCGGGGAACTGCTCGCCGTCGAACGCGCGCAGCGCCCGGGTGGCCTGCACGTCGGAGCCCGGCGCGCGGCCCAGGCCCAGGTCGATGCGGCCCGGGTGCAGGGCCGACAGCGTGCGGAAGGCCTCGGCCACGCGCAGCGGTGCGTGGTTGGGCAGCATCACGCCGCCGGAACCCAGCCGCAGCCTGGACGTGTGGGCCGCCACGTGGGCGATCAGCACCTCGGGCGCGGCACTGGCCACCGCGGGCATGCCGTGGTGTTCGGCGAACCAGAGGCGGACATAGCCGAGGCGTTCGGCGAGCTGGGCGAGGTCGACGGCGCGGCGCACCGACGCGGCGGCACTGCCACCGGCGCCGACGGGCACGAGGTCGAGGACGGACAGGGGAATCTTCATCGGGTCATCGTAGCGACGACCTGCCGCCCTCGCCGCCGCAAGGTCACCAGCGGTAGGTGGCTGTCGCGATCACCTTGCGCGGGTCGCCGAAGTAGCAGCTGCCGTAGGCGTCGCAGTTCGCGATGTACGTCTTGTCGCCGAGGTTGCGCACGTTCAGGGCCAGCTGCCAGCGGTCGAGTTCGTAACCGGCCATCAGGTCGAACAGCGTGTAGGCCGGTACCTTCGCCGGCACGGCCTCGCCGTTGCCGTGGTTGGACCCGGTGTAGCGCGCGCCGGCGCCCAGCTTCAGGCCGAAGTCGAACCGGTAGTCGGCCCACAGCGAGACGCGGTGCTCGGGCGTCGCGATCAACTGCTTGCCGATCTCGTCCGGGTTGCTGCTCGCCGTGACCTCGGCCTTGGGCGTCCAGCCGTAGGCCCCGACCACGTTCAGCGCCTTCACCGGCTGCACCGCGGCCTCCAGCTCCAGGCCGCGCACGACGACCTCGCCGGTCTGCCGCGGGCGGTTCTGCGCGTCGTTGGTCACGTAGTTGCGGCGGCGGAGGTCGAAGACGGCGACGCTGTAGTTCTCCTTGCGGCCCGGTGGCTGGTAGCGCAGGCCGGCCTCGTACTGCCGGCCGGTCTCGGGGTCCAGGGGCTCGCCCGTGACGGTGTCGATGGTGGCGGTGGGCGTGAACGACTCGGTGTAGCTGGCGTACGGCGCGAGGCCGTTCGGCATCAGGTAGACGACGCCCGCACGGCCGGTGAAGGCCTCGTCGGGCATGCGCACATGGGTGCCGTCCAGCCGGCTGTCCACCGTGGCCGTCGCGCGATCGTAGCGGCCGCCGAGGGTGATGGACCAGCGGTCCGTCCACTTGATCTGGTCCTGCACGTAGAGGCCCGCCTGCTTGACGGTGCTCAGGCCGTCGACGTACGGCGCGGGCGAAGTCACCGGCGCGCCGTACACCGGTTCGTAGAGGTTCAGCGTGGGGCCCGCGCCGAACCCGGTGACCTGGTCGACGCGGGTGTGCTGCCAGTCGAGGCCGACCAGCAGCGTGTGGCGCCAGTCGCCCGCGGCCACGCGCGCCTGCAGCTGGTTGTCGATCACGAACGAACCGACGTCCTCCTGGCTGGTGAACACATTGCGGCGCACGGTGCGGAAGTTCGCCGGGTTCGCGGGATTGGCGGTGTCGACCGTCACGTAGCCGCCACCCTGCACCTGGCGAAGGTCGGTGTCGAGGTGGCCGTAGCGGGCGTTCTGGCGGAGGGTGAAGGTGTCGTCGAGGCGGTGTTCGAGTTCGTAGCCCACGGCCCACTGGTCCTGCGCGAGGCGGTTGTAGTCGGGCTCGCCGGTGAACGTGTCGGTGGGCACGAAGGTGCCGGCCGCCGTGGGCACGAGGCTCCCGGCGGCGCGCAGACCGCGGCTGTAGACACCTGCGCGGCCGTGGATGGCGTGGGCCAGCAGCGTGAGCGTGGTGTCGTTCGTGGGGCGCCAGGTCAGCGACGGCGCGATGAACACGCGGTCGTCGTCCATGTCGCCGGCGGGCAGTTCACCCTCGCGCACGAGGGCGGTCACCCGGTAGAGCACGCGGCCTTCCGCATCCACCGGCCCGGCGAAGTCGCCCGCGACCTGGTAGCGCGCCGGGTCGCCCAGCTGCACCTGAAGTTCCTTCTGTGCCTCGGCCGTGGGGCGCTTGCTGACGATGTTGACCACGCCGCCCGGGCCGCCCTGGCCGTACAGCACGGAGGCCGGGCCGCGCATCAGTTCGATGCGCTCGGCGCCGTACGTGTCGGTCTGCCACACACCCCAGGTGCCGATGTTGCGCAGCGGCAGGTTGTCGAGGTAGAAGCCGGGCGAGTACGCGTCGAAGCCGCGCAGCGTGAGCCAGTCGAAGCGGGAGTCGGCTCCGTTGGCGGCGATGTCGACCCCGGGTGTGTAGCCCAGCGCGTCTTTCAGCGACGTGGCCCCGATGGCCTCTGCGAAGTCGGCGGTGACCACGGTCACCGACTGCGGGGTTTCGATGAGCGGCGTGTCGGTCTTGGTCGCCGTGGCGCTGCGGCGCGCGACGTATCCTTCGACGTGACTCGTGGCGGTCTCGCGGTCGGACTCGCCGCGCACCCGCACGGGGGTGAGGGTCGCCGGCGCCTGGGTGGGGCCTGCCCCTTCGTGGACCGCGAAGCCGCCGTTGGCGGTGGGTGTGGCGCCGAGGCCGGTTCCGGCGAGCATTTCGGCAAGGGCCTGCGAGACGCTCATGCGGCCCGACACCGCGCGTGATCGCGCGCGGGCCACGGCATCGCCGGACGCGAACACCTGCACGCCGGTCTGGCGCGACAGTTCGGCCAGTGCAGCCGACAGGGGCTGGGCCGGGACCTGGAGGTCGACGAGGGGCGTGGGCGCGGCTTGCGCTGCGGCGGGGCTGGCGAACGGCGCGGTGGCGGCGCCAAGCGTCGCGGCCAGCGCGACGGAGAGAAGGTGTTTGCGGGGCATCATGGACAGGGCTCGGAATGGAGGAGGGCCGTGCAGGTGCCTGGGCGGGCGGGAGCCCGGTGGCCTGGGTGCTGCTGATGCCGAGACGGCCCGGCCTCGAAAACGGAGACAGGGGCGCGCGAAATTCTTTCGCCGTCTCAGCGCGGCACGAGTTCCACCCCACCGTCCTGCCGTGCCATCACGGTGACCGGCAGGATCGTGGGGAGCACCGCCAGCAACCCGGCGGAGTCGTCGGCCCGGAAGCGGCCGGACAGGCGCAGCGTCCGAACGCGCGGGTCCGGTGCCGCGA
This genomic stretch from Piscinibacter gummiphilus harbors:
- the serA gene encoding phosphoglycerate dehydrogenase encodes the protein MTPRLSVPKEKLKFVLLEGIHPSAVEALKQDGYSNIVTSPKALAGDELRETLADAHFLGIRSRTFLTAEVFAAAPKLTAVGCFCIGTNQVDLDAAMHRGIPVFNAPFSNTRSVAELVLAELILLMRGIPEKNAILHRNGWVKSAANSYEVRGKTLGIVGYGHIGTQIGVLAEHLGMSVVFHDIEAKLPLGNARQAPNLDALLQQADVVSLHVPETPQTQDMIGAAQIARMKPGSHLINASRGTVVDIDALTAALESKHLHGAAIDVFPVEPTGNDAVFTSPLTRFDNVILTPHIGGSTAEAQANIGKEVAAKLIRYSNNGSTTSAVNFPDVALPEHAGRSRLLHIHRNVPGVMARVNERLSSAGINIAAQYLRTNDDVGYVVIDVEDATRSAALDALCQVPDTIRCRVLY
- the egtD gene encoding L-histidine N(alpha)-methyltransferase, translating into MSATMPLTALNVPERRSGPPSDFERELVAALSARPRSISPKFFYDTAGSRLFDRICDLPEYYPTRTEFGLLADHGPDMASHFADGADLVEFGAGSLTKVRLLLDAWERPGRFIPVDISAEHLHQSAAPLRAEYPGLEVLPIAADFTRPLSLPAAERRVGFFPGSSIGNLGPVAAVRFLRQAAQCLPGGGLLVGVDLVKDPATLHRAYNDAAGVTAAFNRNLLVRANRELGADFDVAAFDHYAFYDPLQQRVEMHLVSRRAQTVTVADQCFEFAEGESLHTENSHKYTVEGFRQMARRAGFTPGPVWVDDARLFSVHWLATGA
- the egtB gene encoding ergothioneine biosynthesis protein EgtB — encoded protein: MPFTASAPVPRTGTRSPLALGFDAVRAHSLALAEPLSAEDQCVQSMPDASPIKWHLAHTTWFFETLVLTPFLPGYRPFDERFAFLFNSYYEALGPRHPRPARGLLTRPSADEVRAYRDAVDTAMRRLLDSADTDTLARAEPTITLGLHHEQQHQELMLTDVLHLLSQNPLRPAYRAEAPMPAVPSAMDWRTFDGGTVTIGHRGPGFAFDNEGPPHAVLLRPFRLADRPVSNGEYLEFVRAGGYRDPQWWLSDGWAQVQAQGWEAPLHWADGNTGAPTAFTLHGQVPLDLAAPATHLSLYEAAAYAAWAGARLPTEFEWETAAAAGLRATGQVWEWTRSAYDPYPGFKPFDGAAAEYNGKFMMGQVVLRGGSIATPPGHIRPTYRNFFPPSARWQFSGLRLAHDA
- a CDS encoding LLM class flavin-dependent oxidoreductase, with protein sequence MKIPLSVLDLVPVGAGGSAAASVRRAVDLAQLAERLGYVRLWFAEHHGMPAVASAAPEVLIAHVAAHTSRLRLGSGGVMLPNHAPLRVAEAFRTLSALHPGRIDLGLGRAPGSDVQATRALRAFDGEQFPALLTELLTWSGERSLPEGHPMAALRAMPDDAPLPPIWMLGSSGASATMAGELGMGYSFASHFSPTPAAPAFDTYRDAFVPSPQFTEPHAILGIAMVCAPTAEEADYLASSMDLAWLRIRQGQFHPLPTPEEALAYPYTESERRIVATYRQLAVVGDPAFVAEEVTRRARHCEASEVMLVSNVPDPVARLRGYELLAGAMA